From Carassius carassius chromosome 15, fCarCar2.1, whole genome shotgun sequence:
atagtcagtcaaaaagccttaaaaaaaacactgacctatCATTTAGCTTATGTTCACGTTTTTCATCAGAAAGATCAAAATATCtacattacaagaaaaaaaaaaaaagaacagtaaaaaaaatccttaaactgTCTGGCAAAAAGCCTTCTGAAAAACACTGAACTATTCTTTAGCTAATGTTCaagtttttctttagaaaaatcaAAAGATCTACATTGCAAGGGAGAAGAAGAGACCTCTGGGCATTTACAATATCCCCTGCTGTTGAAAATACCCTTTCACTGGGCACTGAGGTAGCGGGTATACACAGGTAGGTCTTTGCTAATGAAGACAGAATAGGATACCGCCCTGCATTGTCTCTCCACCACTTAAGAGGGCAAGCAGACAGTGAAACTAATGCTTCTTTGCAGTAAGAGTCAATTTCTGCCTGAATTCCACCTGTGACTTGATTACTGCTAAAAGAAGAGCCAAGGAGGTCCTCAAGGGCATGCTTCTTAAGAGGAGGCACAAAGCTCGCGCTGCTGTCGTCCAGATCTGCTGGATGTGGGCTCCTGGGCAGCACATCTTGGTCCTGGttcataaatgataaaaatacattatatcagcattttgttacattttattgtatttctctCAATTTTCTCTATGGCACAGCTTTAACATTTTTTACCTGTTGTTGCATCTGTGATGCTTTGAACTTTATTCTTTCAAAGAcgtcctctctctctccactgccTAGATGTTGCAAGGTCCGAAAGCGTGGATCCAACGCACTGCTCTCCTGCATGAACTTTTCATACTCTCCTTGGTATCTGTCAGTAAGATCCTTCAGAATGGCTACCTTCATCTGAGCAATGGCATTTGAGTCATGATTATCTGTGGCCATGCTGTCTTGAATCATTTGTTTTAGTGGTGAAATGAGAGATATTGTTGGTTGCAACTCATCACAGAGAACAGTTGTGGCCTTTTTTATTGGTAAAAGAATCTTCACAAGATCCTCTGCATTTGCAATGTCAGATGTGTCCAAAGTGTCAATTTCACGTGACTTGTGTCTCAGTTCATCACTCAGTAGGGCTGCAGCAACAGCTTGTTGCTGTTCAAGATAGCGCTCCACCATGTCCAGAGAGCTATTCCATCTTGTCACTACATCAATAATGAGTTTATGTACAGGGAGATTGAGTAGTTTTTGTTTGGTGGTCAGCACGGCTGTGGCTGTAGAACTGCGGTGAAAAAAACTTGCTACACGTCTGACTCTACCGAGGAGGCGGCTCACTGCGTTGACctttaaacctgctttggaggcCAGGTTTAGTGTGTGCGCAAAGCACCGTATGTGAGGGGACAGTTCGGCTTCCTTTACTGCTACTCGCATGTTGCTTGCGTTGTCAGTAACAACAGCGATCCTTGTTCCAATCTTGTCCAGCCCCCACTCTTTGACTGCAGATTTAAGGACTTCAGCTATGTTTACGCCAGTGTGTGATTCGCTAAGCTGTCTAGTTTGTAAAACGTAACTCTGCATTTCCCATTCACTCGTCAAAACATGTGCCGTAATAGTGATGTAACTGTGAGTCGCTCTTGAAGTCCACCCATCAGTGGTAATAGCAATGCACTCGGACTGTTTAAGGTTCAACATGACACGTTCTTTTGTCTCACGGTAAAGAGCAGGGAACACAGTTTGACTAAAATGAGCCCGCGACGGCATTTGATACTTCGGCTCAAGCTTGGCCACTAACCTTTTAAATCCTTTGCCATCTACTGCAGAAAAGGGACGTAAATCACACGCTATGTATTCTGCGATGTACCTCGTGATTTCTTGAGCCCTTGCGCTGTTGTGTGGCATAGTTGTTGAAAATGCCTCCTTCAGGGTTTTTTGACCGGACAGGACTTTCTTTGTGAGAGAATCTGCAAACTTTTCGGGATGATGGGTCGTCAGATGACTTCGCATGTTGCTTGTGTTTCCTGTGTTGTATCGCAGTTTACTGTGGCAGTGCTTGCACATAGTCCATTGTCTGTCCACCACCTTCTCTCCTTTTGCGTTTTTTGACACGGCGAAACCAAAATGTTTCCAGA
This genomic window contains:
- the LOC132157709 gene encoding E3 SUMO-protein ligase ZBED1-like, with translation MQESSALDPRFRTLQHLGSGEREDVFERIKFKASQMQQQDQDVLPRSPHPADLDDSSASFVPPLKKHALEDLLGSSFSSNQVTGGIQAEIDSYCKEALVSLSACPLKWWRDNAGRYPILSSLAKTYLCIPATSVPSERVFSTAGDIVNAQRSLLLPCNVDLLIFLKKNLNIS